A stretch of the Mycobacterium shigaense genome encodes the following:
- a CDS encoding MmgE/PrpD family protein — MGQQYVVRDIGKFVAGAEASDLVGRSRRQLKRNVLDSIACAVGALDGELIGTIREHAAQFSGVPTATLVGGGRASVDQAAFFNSVLVRYPDLLDTYLTAGGLCHPADNFGAVLAVAEYTGASGADFLLALAVAYEVQCRFSAKVPVMARGLNHALQLAMSVAAGSAKLLGLGVDQTASAIAAAAVDNVSLAAVHAEPVSNWKGISPAITGMRAIYATMLTGRGITGPDALFDGPYGLAQLFGEPIDFDADDRPLTAVEQTYLKQYCSLIHGQAIVDAVLAIRTENQLSGQDAASVTLEVFQGAYDFAGGGAYGAKDHPRTKEQADYNLKYLSAVALIDGGVGPEQLESKRVTRADVQDLLARVEVRPAADLTADYPRRTAARVHVRTRDGREFSREETDYEGSPTRPMSWERVVDKFDWLAEPFCGAALRADIVAAVAQIDEIPITELTALLGAVSPVAAGPRSKPRF; from the coding sequence ATGGGGCAACAGTATGTGGTTCGGGATATTGGAAAATTCGTCGCCGGTGCCGAGGCCTCGGATTTGGTTGGTCGCTCGCGGAGGCAGCTGAAACGCAATGTGCTGGACAGCATCGCGTGCGCCGTCGGCGCGCTGGACGGTGAGCTGATCGGCACGATTCGTGAGCACGCGGCCCAGTTCAGTGGCGTCCCCACGGCGACATTGGTCGGCGGCGGACGCGCCTCGGTCGACCAGGCCGCCTTTTTCAACTCCGTGCTGGTGCGCTACCCCGACCTGCTCGACACCTATCTGACGGCGGGCGGATTGTGCCATCCCGCGGACAACTTCGGCGCCGTCCTTGCCGTGGCCGAGTACACCGGCGCCAGCGGCGCGGACTTCCTGCTCGCTTTGGCGGTCGCCTACGAAGTCCAATGCCGCTTCAGCGCAAAGGTTCCTGTGATGGCGCGCGGCCTCAACCATGCGCTGCAGCTGGCGATGTCGGTCGCCGCGGGATCGGCGAAGCTGCTGGGATTGGGCGTCGATCAGACGGCCAGCGCTATCGCCGCCGCCGCGGTTGACAACGTATCGCTGGCGGCCGTGCACGCCGAACCGGTTTCGAACTGGAAGGGCATCTCGCCGGCCATCACCGGCATGCGCGCGATCTATGCGACGATGTTGACCGGCCGCGGCATCACCGGTCCTGACGCGCTATTCGACGGGCCGTACGGATTGGCTCAACTTTTCGGTGAGCCAATCGATTTCGATGCCGACGATCGGCCGCTGACCGCGGTCGAGCAGACCTATCTCAAGCAGTACTGTTCGTTGATCCACGGCCAGGCGATCGTCGACGCCGTGTTGGCTATCCGCACCGAGAACCAGCTGAGTGGCCAGGACGCCGCGAGTGTCACCTTGGAGGTCTTCCAGGGTGCATATGACTTCGCCGGCGGGGGAGCCTATGGCGCCAAAGATCACCCGCGGACCAAGGAGCAGGCCGACTACAACCTCAAATATCTCAGCGCCGTCGCACTGATCGACGGCGGGGTGGGCCCCGAACAACTTGAAAGCAAACGGGTTACGCGCGCCGATGTCCAGGACCTGCTGGCCAGGGTCGAGGTGCGGCCGGCGGCCGACCTGACCGCCGACTATCCGCGTCGCACCGCGGCCCGCGTGCATGTCAGGACGCGCGACGGGCGGGAATTCAGCCGCGAGGAAACCGATTACGAGGGATCGCCCACCCGACCGATGTCCTGGGAGCGGGTGGTGGACAAATTCGACTGGCTCGCGGAGCCGTTCTGCGGCGCCGCGTTGCGCGCCGACATCGTGGCTGCCGTCGCCCAGATCGACGAGATCCCCATCACCGAGCTCACGGCGCTTCTCGGTGCGGTGAGCCCGGTCGCCGCGGGCCCACGATCGAAGCCCCGTTTCTGA
- a CDS encoding CGNR zinc finger domain-containing protein has translation MSQWPASHRYELATAPGGLGLVQDFLNTVGIGDYGPDLLADGPLAQQWSAGASRTWSALRGVPATVPALTEGDLSKLRALRDTIAKLVRGEQVDDSVVGTVSASFGLCGNRVQLKPAGSGWRWLASILWAEILLSQQADTFRRLKQCQRHGCDSTFYDRSKNNSGVWHNVKTCGNAENLRASRARRRERERAGDALSPAPTAGAAGRGPS, from the coding sequence ATGTCTCAATGGCCTGCGTCACACCGTTACGAACTCGCCACGGCTCCCGGCGGGCTCGGGCTGGTGCAGGATTTCCTGAACACCGTCGGGATCGGCGACTACGGCCCAGACTTGCTGGCCGACGGGCCGCTCGCCCAGCAGTGGTCGGCGGGGGCGTCGCGGACGTGGTCGGCGCTGCGCGGCGTTCCTGCCACGGTGCCCGCCCTGACCGAGGGTGACCTGTCCAAGTTGCGCGCCCTGCGTGACACGATCGCGAAGCTGGTGCGCGGCGAGCAGGTCGACGACTCGGTCGTGGGCACCGTGTCGGCGTCGTTCGGGCTATGCGGCAATCGGGTGCAACTGAAGCCGGCCGGCAGCGGCTGGCGCTGGCTGGCGTCGATCTTGTGGGCGGAGATCCTGCTGAGCCAACAGGCCGACACCTTCAGACGGCTCAAGCAATGCCAGCGGCACGGCTGCGATTCGACGTTCTATGACCGTTCGAAGAACAACAGCGGCGTCTGGCACAACGTGAAGACATGCGGTAACGCCGAGAATCTGCGGGCCTCGCGAGCCCGGCGCCGCGAACGCGAACGCGCTGGCGACGCACTCAGCCCAGCACCGACAGCAGGTGCAGCAGGACGCGGGCCGAGCTGA
- a CDS encoding DUF2127 domain-containing protein: MRKDRGINRWELVTCAVQGHVTYAPDEQELADRLSGTTGLGEVWRCLRCGEFTVGQPHGRGRAEDAPMIMRGKALRQAIVIRALALERLLRAVVIALAAYAVWKFRGARGAIQETLDRDLPVFRAAGFRVDQMTAVHELEKALAAKPSTLVLLTLALTVYALIEVLEAVGLWLLKRWGEYFAVIATSVFLPLEIHDLAKGITMTRLVTFAINIAAVLYLLFSKRLFGLRGGRKAYDEERRGEQLLDVERAAAAS; this comes from the coding sequence ATGCGTAAAGATCGCGGCATCAACCGCTGGGAGCTGGTCACCTGCGCGGTGCAGGGACATGTCACCTACGCACCGGACGAGCAGGAATTGGCCGACCGCCTCAGCGGCACGACCGGGTTGGGCGAGGTGTGGCGCTGCCTGCGCTGCGGTGAATTCACTGTCGGCCAGCCACACGGCCGTGGCCGTGCCGAGGACGCGCCAATGATCATGCGCGGCAAGGCTTTACGCCAAGCGATCGTCATCCGAGCGCTCGCCCTCGAGCGGCTGTTGCGGGCCGTGGTCATCGCCCTCGCCGCCTACGCCGTGTGGAAATTCCGCGGCGCGCGGGGGGCCATCCAGGAAACCCTCGACCGCGACCTGCCGGTCTTTCGCGCCGCGGGCTTCCGGGTCGACCAGATGACCGCCGTGCACGAGCTGGAGAAGGCGTTGGCCGCCAAACCCTCGACGTTGGTATTGCTGACGCTCGCGCTGACCGTATACGCGCTGATCGAGGTCCTCGAGGCGGTGGGGTTGTGGTTGCTCAAACGCTGGGGTGAGTACTTCGCGGTGATCGCCACTTCGGTATTTTTGCCGCTGGAGATTCACGACCTGGCCAAGGGCATCACGATGACGCGGCTGGTGACCTTCGCGATCAATATCGCCGCGGTGCTCTATCTGTTGTTCTCCAAGCGACTGTTCGGTCTGCGGGGCGGCCGCAAGGCTTACGACGAGGAACGACGCGGTGAGCAATTGCTCGACGTCGAGCGGGCCGCCGCGGCGAGCTGA
- a CDS encoding SDR family oxidoreductase, which yields MVNIKGSTVVVTGGQRGLGKAIVAAFLAGGAAKVYATARTPKTSDDPRVVPVELDVTKPESVAALAVTAADADIVVNNAGVLGAAKLLDSDIEEVKAVFETNYFGALRVAKAFAPILAENGGGALVNVSSVLSWVGGFGGYGDSKAAIWSLSNSLRIELEKQGTLVTSAHLGYTETDMTTGFDVPKNDPRDVARQIVDAVRQGDSEVLADDMTRQYKAMLSGPAEALRA from the coding sequence ATGGTCAACATCAAGGGGTCGACGGTCGTAGTCACCGGTGGACAGCGGGGTCTGGGCAAGGCCATTGTGGCGGCGTTCTTGGCGGGTGGTGCCGCAAAGGTGTACGCGACCGCACGCACGCCCAAGACCTCCGACGACCCGCGCGTGGTGCCCGTCGAGCTCGATGTCACGAAGCCGGAATCCGTTGCAGCCCTGGCTGTTACGGCGGCAGATGCCGATATCGTCGTGAACAACGCGGGCGTGCTTGGAGCCGCGAAGCTGCTCGACAGCGACATCGAGGAGGTCAAGGCGGTGTTCGAGACGAACTACTTCGGCGCGCTCCGGGTCGCCAAGGCCTTTGCGCCGATCCTGGCTGAAAACGGCGGCGGGGCGCTGGTGAACGTCAGCTCCGTGCTGTCCTGGGTCGGCGGCTTCGGCGGCTACGGCGACTCGAAGGCCGCCATCTGGTCGCTGAGCAACTCCCTGCGCATCGAGCTCGAGAAGCAGGGCACGCTGGTCACCAGCGCGCACCTGGGGTACACCGAGACCGACATGACCACGGGATTCGACGTCCCGAAGAACGACCCGCGCGACGTGGCCCGCCAGATCGTGGATGCTGTCCGGCAGGGCGACTCGGAGGTGCTCGCCGACGACATGACGCGGCAGTACAAGGCCATGCTGTCCGGACCGGCTGAGGCGCTGCGCGCCTGA
- a CDS encoding SRPBCC family protein, with the protein MTEPEQIVSATRAISASADTIFELIAEPSNQPRWDGNDNLASAAPGQRVRQIGDVFKMTLTNGAVRENHVVEFIEGSKIAWRPADPGKQPPGHLWRWELSPINATLTNVTHTYDWSALTDRNRMEKARATTPEMLRESMDKLAMLAQSAAF; encoded by the coding sequence ATGACCGAACCCGAACAAATCGTGAGCGCGACCCGGGCGATTTCTGCCAGCGCCGACACGATCTTCGAGCTGATCGCCGAGCCGTCCAACCAGCCGCGCTGGGACGGCAACGACAATCTCGCCTCGGCCGCGCCCGGCCAGCGCGTCCGCCAGATCGGCGACGTGTTCAAGATGACGCTGACCAACGGCGCGGTCCGCGAAAACCACGTGGTGGAATTCATCGAGGGCAGCAAAATCGCTTGGCGCCCAGCCGACCCCGGCAAGCAACCGCCCGGTCACCTGTGGCGTTGGGAGCTGAGCCCGATCAACGCCACGCTGACCAACGTGACGCACACCTACGACTGGTCCGCGCTGACCGACCGGAACCGGATGGAAAAGGCACGCGCGACGACACCGGAGATGCTGCGCGAGTCGATGGACAAGCTGGCGATGCTCGCCCAGTCCGCCGCTTTCTGA
- a CDS encoding PaaI family thioesterase, with protein MSDELCIDDSRLGSVFGPLAESIRRLVDISIRTEADPMTIAAVKDKIDSATAELKVSARSEPFGVQDLPDGRTIAWGNAVVGLRNPVAPPLVLHHDPDGLVWSEFELGAPYEGPPHHVHGGVSALILDHVLGATAHQPGRPAYTGTLTLRYRRPTALGRRLRVEARVERTEGVKTFSVGHLADDDGKTVEAEGVFISPRR; from the coding sequence ATGTCTGACGAACTCTGCATTGATGACAGCCGACTCGGATCGGTGTTCGGCCCGCTGGCCGAATCAATCCGCCGCCTCGTTGACATCAGCATCCGCACCGAAGCCGACCCCATGACCATAGCAGCGGTCAAGGACAAAATCGACAGCGCCACTGCGGAATTGAAAGTTTCGGCGCGGTCGGAGCCGTTTGGTGTGCAGGATCTGCCCGACGGCCGGACCATCGCCTGGGGCAACGCGGTGGTCGGTCTGCGCAATCCCGTCGCGCCGCCGTTAGTGCTCCATCACGATCCCGACGGGCTGGTGTGGTCGGAGTTCGAACTCGGCGCGCCCTACGAGGGCCCACCGCACCACGTGCACGGAGGCGTGTCCGCCCTCATCCTCGACCACGTGTTGGGCGCGACGGCGCACCAACCAGGCCGCCCCGCGTACACCGGAACGCTCACGCTGCGCTACCGGCGCCCGACCGCACTGGGCCGGCGCCTGCGGGTCGAGGCTCGCGTCGAGCGCACCGAGGGGGTCAAAACTTTCTCCGTCGGTCACCTGGCCGACGACGACGGCAAAACGGTCGAGGCGGAGGGCGTGTTCATCTCCCCCCGGCGGTGA